A window of the Virgibacillus pantothenticus genome harbors these coding sequences:
- a CDS encoding YhcN/YlaJ family sporulation lipoprotein, translated as MRVWLGMMLMALISLIGCADGQQGENNANPNTDNQTQPIHYETEKEKNERLNIREQSIGEKGGYPQSKQENINESNFNSGYSDPFTNEEAIMITEALQKKRQIVQAQVASTNDRILIGVILSTHVSGDIGNEIKKEVKKLLPDSNKEIIIYTDDTHWEKMRNLDARLEAKDNGENMEELINRFLK; from the coding sequence ATGCGAGTATGGTTAGGGATGATGTTAATGGCACTAATTAGTTTGATTGGGTGTGCAGATGGGCAGCAAGGAGAAAATAATGCTAATCCAAATACAGATAATCAAACGCAACCTATTCATTATGAGACAGAAAAAGAGAAAAACGAACGTTTAAATATTCGTGAACAATCGATTGGTGAAAAAGGTGGTTATCCTCAAAGTAAACAAGAAAATATCAATGAATCGAATTTTAACAGTGGATATTCTGATCCATTTACCAATGAAGAAGCAATAATGATAACAGAGGCATTACAAAAAAAGAGACAAATTGTGCAGGCTCAGGTTGCATCAACAAATGATCGCATCTTGATAGGAGTTATATTGAGTACGCATGTTAGCGGAGATATTGGTAACGAAATTAAAAAGGAAGTAAAAAAGCTTCTACCTGACTCAAATAAAGAAATTATTATTTACACAGACGACACGCATTGGGAAAAGATGCGAAATTTGGATGCCAGACTAGAAGCAAAGGATAACGGAGAAAACATGGAAGAATTGATAAACCGATTCCTAAAATAA
- a CDS encoding YebC/PmpR family DNA-binding transcriptional regulator, whose product MAGHSKWKNIQRRKNAQDAKKGKIFMRHAKDIYTAAKQGGGDITTNPSLRLAVDKAKADNMPNDNIDRAIKKATGTLDGASFEELTYEGYGPGGVAVIVHVLTDNKNRTAADIRHAFKKNNGNLGENGSVSFMFDRKGYIVITNEQGEIDEDELTLEALEAGAEDIEVDDGMFEIFTAPEDLQAVVDQLNKAGYSIADSEVTLIPQTTTSLSEEDVSHMMNLIETLEENEDVQDIHHNLEVTE is encoded by the coding sequence ATGGCTGGTCATTCTAAATGGAAAAATATTCAAAGAAGAAAAAATGCTCAAGATGCAAAAAAAGGTAAAATCTTTATGCGTCATGCAAAAGATATTTATACTGCTGCTAAGCAGGGAGGCGGTGATATAACAACAAATCCAAGTCTTCGCTTAGCGGTTGACAAAGCAAAAGCAGACAACATGCCAAATGATAATATAGATCGTGCCATTAAAAAGGCCACTGGAACATTAGACGGTGCAAGTTTTGAAGAACTAACATATGAAGGATATGGACCTGGTGGCGTAGCAGTAATTGTTCATGTGTTAACAGATAATAAAAATAGAACCGCTGCAGACATACGACATGCTTTTAAAAAAAATAATGGAAATTTAGGTGAGAACGGCAGTGTGTCATTTATGTTTGATCGGAAAGGGTACATTGTTATTACGAACGAGCAAGGAGAAATAGATGAAGATGAATTGACTTTAGAAGCATTGGAAGCTGGAGCAGAGGATATAGAAGTAGACGATGGCATGTTTGAAATATTTACCGCTCCAGAGGACTTACAAGCCGTTGTAGATCAATTAAATAAAGCAGGGTACTCCATTGCGGATTCAGAAGTAACACTAATTCCACAGACGACTACTTCTTTATCGGAAGAAGATGTCTCCCATATGATGAATTTAATTGAAACATTAGAAGAAAATGAAGATGTGCAAGATATTCATCATAATCTTGAAGTAACGGAATAA
- the ruvA gene encoding Holliday junction branch migration protein RuvA, translated as MIAYVRGKLTYIQDDAIIVDVQGIGYEIICANPYAFQSLEKKDVKIYTYQHVREDAQLLYGFKNQEEKYLFTKLISVSGIGPKGAIAIMASVHVGEFVAAIEREDERFLTSFPGVGKKTARQIILDLKGKLAITTAVNEEQTITDPRLDDAVVQDAKEALKALGYSEKEIKATLPKIQQLETETTDALVRKALALLMKN; from the coding sequence ATGATTGCTTATGTACGAGGAAAGCTTACATATATTCAAGATGATGCTATTATTGTGGATGTACAGGGCATTGGTTATGAAATTATTTGTGCTAATCCATATGCGTTTCAATCGTTAGAAAAAAAGGACGTTAAGATATATACATATCAACATGTTCGTGAAGATGCACAGCTGCTATATGGATTTAAAAACCAAGAGGAGAAATATTTATTTACCAAGCTTATTTCTGTATCTGGAATAGGTCCAAAAGGAGCTATTGCCATTATGGCTTCTGTTCATGTTGGAGAGTTTGTTGCAGCTATTGAACGAGAAGATGAAAGATTTTTAACAAGTTTCCCAGGTGTTGGAAAGAAGACAGCAAGGCAAATCATCCTTGATTTGAAAGGGAAACTGGCAATTACAACAGCTGTAAATGAAGAACAGACAATAACAGATCCTCGCCTTGATGATGCTGTTGTACAAGACGCGAAAGAAGCTTTAAAAGCTTTAGGGTATTCGGAAAAAGAAATAAAAGCTACTTTACCTAAAATACAACAGCTTGAGACAGAAACGACAGATGCATTAGTACGTAAAGCGCTAGCGTTACTAATGAAAAACTAG
- the ruvB gene encoding Holliday junction branch migration DNA helicase RuvB → MEDRMVTGELQEEDISVELSLRPTTLAQYIGQHKVKENLSIFIQAAKMREEPLDHVLLYGPPGLGKTTLAAIIANEMGVQFRSTSGPAIERAGDLAAILSSLEPGDVLFIDEIHRLPRTVEEVLYPAMEDFFLDIVIGSGPSARSVRIDLPPFTLVGATTRAGLLSAPLRDRFGVLSRLDFYDAKDLCMIIERTADIFNTAITKEAALEIAERSRGTPRIANRLLKRIRDISQVKGEEKISLSTTGEALEMLQVDKQGLDHIDHKLLKGIMNHFQGGPVGLDTIAATIGEEPQTIEDVYEPFLLQIGFIQRTPRGRVVTPEAYQHFGWKDRVNDEPR, encoded by the coding sequence ATGGAAGATCGTATGGTCACAGGCGAATTGCAGGAAGAAGACATTTCCGTGGAATTAAGTTTACGACCGACTACCTTGGCGCAATATATTGGTCAGCATAAGGTGAAAGAAAATCTAAGTATTTTTATCCAAGCAGCCAAAATGCGTGAGGAGCCTTTAGACCATGTACTTTTATACGGACCACCAGGGCTGGGGAAAACGACCTTAGCAGCCATTATCGCCAACGAAATGGGTGTCCAATTCCGTTCTACTTCGGGTCCGGCAATTGAACGAGCAGGAGATTTAGCAGCAATTCTTTCATCTTTAGAGCCTGGTGATGTGTTATTTATTGATGAAATTCACCGCCTTCCAAGAACAGTAGAAGAAGTACTCTATCCAGCCATGGAAGATTTTTTCCTTGATATTGTGATTGGCTCAGGGCCAAGTGCCAGATCTGTCCGAATAGATTTACCTCCGTTTACATTAGTTGGAGCAACAACGAGAGCAGGTTTATTATCAGCTCCTTTGCGTGATCGATTTGGTGTATTAAGTAGGCTTGATTTTTATGATGCTAAAGATTTATGTATGATTATTGAGCGTACTGCCGATATTTTTAATACAGCAATTACAAAAGAAGCTGCGTTGGAAATTGCTGAGCGATCTAGAGGAACACCGAGAATTGCTAACCGTTTATTAAAACGAATTCGTGATATTTCGCAAGTAAAAGGAGAAGAAAAAATCAGTTTGTCTACTACAGGTGAAGCCTTAGAAATGCTGCAAGTGGACAAACAAGGCTTAGATCATATCGATCATAAATTGTTAAAAGGAATTATGAACCATTTTCAAGGTGGACCTGTTGGTTTAGATACGATTGCTGCGACAATTGGAGAAGAGCCACAAACGATTGAAGATGTGTACGAACCATTTTTATTACAAATCGGGTTTATTCAACGAACACCAAGGGGAAGAGTTGTAACGCCAGAGGCTTACCAACATTTCGGATGGAAGGACAGAGTGAATGATGAACCTAGGTAA
- a CDS encoding DUF2905 domain-containing protein translates to MMNLGKLFILLGIIFLVIGVIWSYIGKLPGDITWKKGNVVFHFPIVTSIVVSLILTLLFYIFGKFR, encoded by the coding sequence ATGATGAACCTAGGTAAACTTTTTATTTTACTAGGGATTATCTTTCTGGTTATCGGTGTTATATGGAGTTATATTGGCAAGTTACCAGGAGATATTACGTGGAAAAAAGGGAATGTTGTTTTCCATTTTCCAATTGTCACTTCTATTGTTGTTAGTTTGATTTTAACCCTGTTATTTTATATTTTTGGTAAGTTTAGATAA
- the queA gene encoding tRNA preQ1(34) S-adenosylmethionine ribosyltransferase-isomerase QueA: MNIEEFDFDLPEELIAQTPLKERTASRLLVLNKQTKEIAHRHFPDIKEYLQPGDCLVLNNTRVLPARLHGVKEGTGASIEVLLLHQVEGDSWEILAKPAKKVKLGSVIRFGDGLLTATCTQIKEHGGRVVQFAYEGIFYEVLDQLGEMPLPPYIKEQLSEKERYQTVYAKEEGSAAAPTAGLHFTTELLNELQQMGVCIAFITLHVGLGTFRPVSAETVENHKMHAEFYHMDQHTADMLNQVKQSAGRIISVGTTSTRTLETIARDNNGEFREASGWTDIFIYPPYQFQAIDGLITNFHLPKSTLIMLISAFAGKDIVMEAYREAVQERYRFFSFGDAMFIYA; this comes from the coding sequence ATGAATATTGAAGAATTCGATTTTGATTTACCAGAAGAATTAATCGCCCAGACCCCGTTAAAAGAACGAACGGCTTCCAGACTTCTTGTTCTAAATAAACAAACGAAAGAGATTGCCCATCGCCATTTCCCTGATATAAAGGAATATTTACAGCCTGGAGATTGTCTGGTGTTAAATAATACGCGTGTATTGCCGGCAAGGCTCCATGGTGTGAAAGAAGGAACAGGTGCAAGTATTGAGGTATTGCTGTTACATCAGGTGGAAGGAGATTCGTGGGAAATACTTGCCAAGCCTGCTAAGAAAGTGAAGCTTGGAAGTGTTATTCGTTTTGGAGATGGTCTCTTAACTGCAACCTGCACACAGATCAAAGAGCATGGTGGGCGAGTCGTACAATTTGCATATGAAGGTATTTTCTATGAAGTACTTGATCAATTAGGGGAAATGCCATTACCACCGTATATAAAGGAACAGCTTTCAGAAAAGGAACGGTACCAAACGGTATATGCAAAAGAAGAAGGGTCAGCAGCGGCACCAACAGCTGGGCTTCATTTCACAACGGAATTATTAAATGAATTACAGCAAATGGGTGTATGCATTGCATTTATTACCTTACACGTTGGGCTCGGTACATTTCGTCCTGTAAGTGCAGAAACAGTGGAAAACCATAAGATGCATGCAGAATTTTATCATATGGATCAGCATACAGCAGATATGCTTAATCAAGTAAAGCAATCAGCTGGGCGAATTATTTCAGTAGGCACCACTTCCACCCGTACTTTAGAAACGATTGCCAGGGATAATAATGGGGAATTTAGAGAAGCTAGCGGTTGGACGGATATATTTATTTATCCGCCTTATCAATTCCAAGCTATTGACGGCTTGATCACCAATTTCCACTTACCTAAGTCAACATTAATTATGTTAATTAGCGCATTTGCTGGAAAAGATATAGTAATGGAGGCATATCGTGAAGCAGTGCAAGAACGATACCGATTTTTTAGTTTTGGAGATGCAATGTTTATATATGCTTAA